The following are encoded together in the Argopecten irradians isolate NY chromosome 5, Ai_NY, whole genome shotgun sequence genome:
- the LOC138324350 gene encoding neuronal acetylcholine receptor subunit alpha-3-like: protein MKITITFVAAVLFVGTHTGSYDDMTRLQTDLLAGYVRNVRPLQNQDDVMNVGFMYSMPHFQEFDAVKGTLTTYASISLSWTDEKLRWTPSNYGDIDRVYFTTLQVWYPIIVAATGVNSLLLTPTSSITVFHTGHAMALATEIILSSCAPDITYYPYDIHNCSIMFASLEPYTAVTFHGRAQDMDIIENLFWSIKRNGFRSDIAYNYTSTIEVSYTLERRPTYLVYTIVLPVCLLNVAILLAFILPAESGERVSYATTMLLTLTVYMTIMSDSIPNTSDPVSLLTISLMVKLIISAIVVLAVISTLCIYNTPDTKPIPQWLAFCCIQKKQKIDTTHEQMESKNDAVNEMDLYRSVITWHVIGRRVDKFFLILFSVMITTETIVNMVRITHRL from the coding sequence ATGAAGATTACCATCACATTCGTAGCTGCTGTCCTCTTTGTAGGCACACACACTGGATCTTATGACGACATGACCAGACTCCAAACCGATCTACTCGCTGGCTATGTTAGAAATGTACGTCCGTTACAAAACCAGGACGATGTCATGAATGTCGGATTTATGTACTCGATGCCACATTTCCAAGAGTTTGACGCCGTGAAAGGAACGCTTACAACATATGCTTCCATTTCTCTTTCTTGGACAGACGAGAAATTGCGTTGGACTCCGTCAAATTATGGCGATATTGACCGTGTATACTTTACTACATTGCAGGTGTGGTACCCCATCATAGTCGCAGCGACTGGTGTAAATAGTCTACTCTTAACGCCAACCTCATCTATAACGGTCTTCCACACAGGACATGCAATGGCTTTAGCCACTGAAATCATCCTGTCTTCTTGTGCGCCTGATATCACGTACTACCCATACGATATCCACAATTGTTCAATTATGTTTGCATCCCTGGAACCGTATACAGCGGTTACTTTTCACGGCCGAGCACAAGACATGgatataattgaaaatttattttggagTATCAAACGAAATGGATTCAGATCTGATATTGCTTATAACTATACTTCTACCATAGAAGTTTCCTATACGCTAGAAAGGCGACCCACATACCTGGTATATACAATCGTTTTACCAGTTTGTTTGCTCAATGTTGCAATACTTCTTGCGTTCATTTTGCCAGCAGAATCCGGAGAAAGGGTTTCCTACGCCACAACCATGCTACTTACCCTAACTGTATATATGACCATCATGTCGGACAGTATCCCTAACACCAGTGACCCGGTGTCCCTTCTCACCATCTCTCTGATGGTGAAACTCATTATCAGTGCCATTGTCGTCTTGGCTGTAATATCAACtctctgtatatataatacccCTGATACCAAACCCATTCCACAATGGCTCGCCTTTTGTTGTATACAGAAGAAGCAAAAGATAGACACAACACATGAACAGATGGAATCCAAAAACGACGCTGTGAACGAGATGGATTTATACAGAAGTGTTATAACCTGGCATGTGATCGGGAGACGGGTAGATAAGTTTTTCCTCATTTTATTTTCTGTGATGATTACTACCGAGACCATAGTAAATATGGTTAGAATAACACATCGCTTATAA
- the LOC138324352 gene encoding neuronal acetylcholine receptor subunit alpha-7-like — protein sequence MEPYTVVDLHLWRNQLNIDNYDNLFWVISRNSIEKNIYNDYTSNIIVSYTLERRPTYLLYTIMLPVCLLNFVTLLAFILPAESGERVSFATTMLLTLTMYMTIMSDSIPNTSDPVSILTVSLMIKLIISALIVLCVIISLRVHNICDDRPIPKWLLHCSMNSGRVEGDNDEGGDVILSGARTAVTWKTIAKRLDVGFLSLYLIVAIVETVTNVAKIAYRL from the coding sequence ATGGAACCGTACACAGTGGTCGACCTTCACCTCTGGAGAAATCAACTCAACATTGATAACTATGACAATCTGTTTTGGGTGATATCAAGAAATAGTATCGAGAAGAATATCTATAACGACTATACTTCAAATATCATTGTATCGTATACGTTAGAGAGGCGGCCTACTTACCTTTTATACACCATCATGTTACCTGTCTGTCTACTGAACTTCGTGACCTTACTGGCCTTTATTCTGCCAGCCGAGTCCGGCGAGAGAGTTTCCTTCGCCACCACGATGCTGTTAACCTTGACAATGTATATGACCATCATGTCGGACAGTATTCCTAACACCAGTGACCCAGTGTCCATTCTTACAGTTTCTCTGATGATTAAACTCATCATCAGTGCGTTGATTGTATTATGTGTGATTATCAGTCTGCGTGTCCACAACATCTGTGACGACAGACCTATCCCTAAATGGCTGCTGCACTGTAGTATGAACTCGGGGCGAGTGGAAGGTGACAATGACGAAGGAGGCGATGTTATCTTGAGCGGTGCTAGAACTGCTGTCACGTGGAAGACCATTGCGAAGCGTTTAGATGTAGGTTTCCTCAGTTTATATCTCATTGTTGCAATCGTTGAGACTGTTACAAATGTTGCGAAAATTGCTTACCGTCTTTAA
- the LOC138324353 gene encoding acetylcholine receptor subunit beta-like — MTTKILALVVGFIIIRTHAGSYDEMVSLHTDLLSNYNTNIRPILDQDDSVDVSFSYTMAYFHEFDAVTGKLAALTSIYLGWFDEKLSWDPANYGNIQTSYFSKTQVWTPSISLSSGIATDLLTPTSSVGASRYGYAFALYSKFLISTCSPDITYYPYDIHNCTLYFTVMEPYNVVDLNINPSTENYDNTDNLFWIVTRTGTGKYYSSNFTATISISYSLERRPTYLLYTIMLPVCLLNFVTLLAFILPAESGERVSFATTMLLTLTMYMTIMSDSIPNTSDPVSIFTISLMVKLIISALMVWSVIITLCVYNRNEDKAIPQWMLYCLKSNSRRVVAGKNEDNMLKSLGKMTVVSWKSIGRRTFVGFKVDLVELHANVMPYSDLVWFEDVSGGGKLEDRQNPTTSGQYKATPRLGFELTTPRWRAFVIITGHPNHLVNPAIPFP; from the exons ATGACGACCAAAATCCTGGCTCTAGTCGTCGGATTTATAATCATCAGAACACATGCAGGATCCTATGACGAAATGGTGTCACTTCATACAGATCTTCTTTCAAATTACAACACGAATATCCGTCCGATTCTAGATCAAGACGACTCTGTGGATGTATCGTTTTCGTACACGATGGCATATTTCCATGAATTTGATGCCGTTACAGGAAAGTTGGCAGCCCTGACATCTATCTACCTTGGATGGTTTGACGAAAAACTGTCCTGGGATCCAGCAAATTATGGTAACATACAGACGTCTTATTTTTCTAAAACCCAGGTCTGGACCCCATCCATTTCTCTGTCTAGCGGTATAGCTACCGACCTGTTAACACCGACGTCATCTGTCGGGGCCTCTAGGTATGGATATGCGTTTGCACTTTATTCTAAGTTTTTGATATCTACTTGTTCCCCTGATATTACTTACTATCCATACGATATCCACAACTGTACTCTATACTTCACGGTCATGGAACCGTACAATGTTGTGGACTTGAATATCAATCCTAGCACGGAGAATTACGACAacactgataatttattttggatTGTAACCAGAACAGGAACTGGAAAGTATTATTCTAGCAACTTCACTGCAACAATTTCAATATCCTACTCTTTAGAGAGGCGGCCTACTTACCTTTTATACACCATCATGTTACCTGTCTGTCTACTGAACTTCGTGACCTTACTGGCCTTTATTCTGCCAGCCGAGTCTGGAGAGAGAGTTTCCTTCGCCACTACGATGCTGTTAACCTTGACAATGTATATGACCATCATGTCGGACAGTATCCCTAACACCAGTGACCCGGTGTCCATTTTTACGATTTCTTTGATGGTGAAACTCATCATCAGCGCTCTAATGGTATGGTCTGTGATTATCACTTTGTGTGTCTATAACCGCAACGAAGACAAAGCTATCCCTCAGTGGATGTTATACTGTTTAAAGTCAAATTCTAGACGAGTAGTGGCGGGAAAGAATGAGGACAACATGCTGAAATCACTTGGAAAAATGACTGTTGTTTCTTGGAAGAGTATAGGGAGACG AACGTTTGTCGGGTTTAAAGTCGACTTGGTGGAACTTCATGCCAATGTAATGCCATACTctgatttggtttggtttgaggACGTGTCAGGTGGAGGAAAGCTTGAGGACCGACAAAATCCaacgaccagcggtcagtacaaGGCAACTCCCCGACTTGGATTCGAACTTACAACACCGAGGTGGAGGGCATTTGTTATTATAACGGGGCATCCTAACCATTTGGTCAATCCCGCCATACCATTTCCATAA
- the LOC138323366 gene encoding acetylcholine receptor subunit alpha-type unc-38-like, whose translation MPSYHVSTCIENNIIMAATILVVSMCLFFGSINAGTYDDMFALHTDVLTNYSKHIRPVTNQDSPMYVTFVFSMPYFLDFDAVTGRFTVLASIYVGWIDGKLTWNPANYGNIQTSYFSHTQVWTPGLIISTSVDSDSLTPTSSITVYSSGYASTIYTKVVTSSCSPDITYYPYDVHNCSLVFSVMEPYSVVDLNVPTNADYYEFTDNLFWEMSRTKTEKYYASNYTAMVEISYSLERRPTYLLYTIVLPVCLLNFVTLLAFILPAESGERVSFATTMLLTLTMYMTIMSDSIPNTSDPVSILTVSLMIKLIISAIIVLCVIITLCVYNSSEDRPIPTWMVYSCNIKPKRVVQSDKDVVGDILDPNSKRPAVTWQIIGKRLDIAFLVLFLAIMLIETIYNTVRISYRL comes from the coding sequence ATGCCATCATATCACGTTAGTACGTGTATTGAAAACAACATCATCATGGCTGCCACCATCCTTGTAGTAAGTATGTGCCTATTCTTTGGAAGCATTAACGCAGGAACTTACGACGATATGTTCGCTCTTCACACCGATGTCTTGACCAACTATTCTAAACACATCCGGCCGGTAACTAACCAGGACAGTCCAATGTATGTAACGTTTGTGTTCTCTATGCCATACTTTCTTGATTTCGACGCCGTTACTGGAAGATTCACTGTATTAGCCTCTATCTATGTGGGTTGGATAGACGGAAAGCTAACCTGGAATCCGGCAAATTATGGGAATATCCAAACGTCGTACTTCTCACATACTCAGGTGTGGACTCCAGGTCTAATCATATCAACCAGTGTCGATAGCGATTCTCTCACACCGACATCCTCGATCACTGTTTACAGCAGCGGATATGCTTCTACAATATACACTAAAGTCGTCACATCTTCGTGCTCACCAGATATTACCTATTATCCGTATGATGTCCACAACTGCAGTCTAGTTTTTTCAGTAATGGAACCTTACTCAGTTGTCGATTTAAATGTACCTACAAATGCGGATTACTATGAATTCACCGACAACTTGTTTTGGGAGATGTCGAGGACGAAAACGGAAAAGTATTATGCTAGTAACTATACTGCAATGGTTGAAATATCCTACTCCTTAGAAAGACGACCAACCTACCTTTTATACAccattgtgttacctgtctgtctACTGAACTTCGTGACCTTACTGGCCTTTATTCTGCCAGCCGAGTCCGGAGAGAGAGTTTCCTTCGCCACTACGATGCTGTTGACCTTGACAATGTATATGACCATCATGTCGGACAGTATTCCTAATACCAGTGATCCGGTGTCCATTCTTACAGTTTCTCTGATGATCAAACTCATCATCAGCGCCATAATTGTACTGTGTGTAATTATAACCCTTTGTGTCTACAACTCCAGCGAAGACAGACCTATCCCGACGTGGATGGTATATAGCTGTAACATCAAGCCCAAGCGAGTTGTTCAGAGTGATAAGGATGTTGTTGGTGACATACTGGACCCCAACAGTAAAAGACCTGCTGTTACATGGCAGATAATAGGAAAACGCCTAGATATAGCTTTCCTAGTGCTCTTTCTAGCTATAATGCTGATAGAAACTATTTATAATACAGTTAGAATTTCGTATCGCCTTTGA
- the LOC138324354 gene encoding neuronal acetylcholine receptor subunit alpha-3-like encodes MFALHSNLLSNYSRHIRPVTNQDSPVSVTFIFSMPLFLGFNAVDGKFSVLASIYLGWMDGKLSWNPANHGNIETSYFSTSQVWTPELLLTSGITTDSVTPTSKLTVSSSGFTSAMYTKVVTSSCSPDITYYPYDVHNCSLVFTAMEPYTVIDLNISPTAQYYENTDNLFWILSRTSQSKYIVGNFSTMVEIVYSLERRPTYLLYTIMLPVCLMNFVTLLAFILPAESGERVSFATTMLLTLTMYMTIMSDSIPNTSDPVSILTVSLMIKLIISSLVVLCVVITLCVYSCSEDRPIPKWMLVSCRLNPRRVQDEKDVVEKLDSNDKTPNVTWQTIGKRLDIALLVFFTVAMVIETIYNTVRITHRL; translated from the coding sequence ATGTTTGCTCTACACTCAAACCTCCTGTCGAATTACTCCCGACACATTCGTCCTGTAACAAACCAGGATAGTCCTGTGTCTGTGACTTTTATTTTCTCGATGCCATTATTTCTAGGTTTCAATGCTGTAGACGGGAAATTCAGTGTACTTGCTTCCATCTATCTTGGTTGGATGGACGGAAAGCTATCGTGGAATCCAGCAAATCATGGGAACATCGAAACGTCGTACTTCTCGACTTCCCAGGTATGGACGCCAGAGCTTTTATTAACAAGCGGTATAACGACTGATTCCGTAACACCGACATCCAAGCTTACTGTATCTAGTTCCGGATTTACTTCTGCTATGTACACTAAAGTTGTGACATCTTCGTGCTCACCAGATATTACCTATTACCCGTACGATGTTCACAACTGTAGTCTGGTCTTTACAGCGATGGAACCGTACACGgtaattgatttaaacatatctcCAACTGCACAATACTATGAAAACACTGACAATTTATTTTGGATACTATCCAGAACCTCACAGTCGAAATATATTGTTGGTAACTTTTCTACGATGGTAGAAATCGTGTACTCGTTAGAGAGGCGGCCAACTTACCTGTTATACACCATTATGTTACCTGTCTGCTTGATGAACTTCGTGACCTTACTAGCCTTTATTCTGCCAGCCGAGTCCGGAGAAAGAGTTTCCTTCGCCACCACGATGCTGTTAACCTTAACAATGTATATGACCATCATGTCGGACAGTATCCCTAACACCAGTGACCCGGTGTCCATTCTTACAGTTTCTCTGATGATCAAACTCATCATCAGCTCTCTGGTAGTATTGTGTGTTGTCATAACTCTGTGTGTCTACAGCTGCAGTGAAGACAGACCTATCCCTAAATGGATGTTAGTCTCCTGCAGACTCAACCCAAGACGGGTGCAGGACGAGAAAGACGTCGTCGAGAAGCTTGACTCGAACGATAAAACACCTAATGTTACATGGCAGACAATAGGAAAGCGCCTGGATATAGCTCTCTTGGTTTTCTTCACTGTCGCTATGGtgatagaaactatatataatacagtaagGATAACTCATCgtctttaa
- the LOC138324355 gene encoding neuronal acetylcholine receptor subunit alpha-3-like: MFALHSNLLSNYSRHIRPVTNQDSPVYVTFIFSMPFFLGFDAVDGKFSVLASIYLGWMDGKLSWNPANHGNIETSYFSTSQVWTPEVLLTSSITTDSVTPTSKVTVSSSGFTSAMYTKVVTSSCSPDITYYPYDVHNCSLVFTAMEPYTVIDLNISPTAQYYENTDNLFWILSRTSQSKYIVGNYSTMVEIVYSLERRPTYLLYTIMLPVCLMNFVTLLAFILPAESGERVSFATTMLLTLTMYMTIMSDSIPNTSDPVSILTVSLMIKLIISSLVVLCVVITLCVYSCSEDTPIPKWMLVFCRLNPRRVQDEKDVVVEKLDSNDKTPNVTWQTIAKRLDVAFLVFFTVAMVIETIYNTVRITHRL; the protein is encoded by the coding sequence ATGTTTGCTCTACACTCAAACCTCCTGTCGAATTACTCCCGACACATTCGTCCTGTAACAAACCAGGATAGTCCTGTGTATGTGACTTTTATTTTCTCGATGCCTTTCTTTCTAGGTTTCGATGCTGTAGACGGGAAATTTAGTGTACTTGCTTCCATCTATCTTGGTTGGATGGACGGAAAGTTATCATGGAATCCAGCAAATCATGGGAACATTGAAACGTCGTACTTCTCGACTTCCCAGGTATGGACGCCAGAGGTTTTATTAACAAGCAGTATAACGACTGATTCCGTAACACCGACATCCAAGGTTACTGTATCTAGTTCCGGATTTACTTCTGCTATGTACACTAAAGTTGTGACATCTTCTTGCTCACCAGATATTACCTATTACCCGTACGATGTTCACAACTGTAGTCTGGTCTTTACAGCGATGGAACCGTACACGgtaattgatttaaacatatctcCAACTGCACAATACTATGAAAACACTGACAATTTATTTTGGATACTATCCAGAACCTCACAGTCGAAATATATTGTTGGTAACTATTCTACGATGGTAGAAATCGTGTACTCCTTAGAGAGGCGGCCAACATACCTGTTATACACCATTATGTTACCTGTCTGCTTGATGAACTTCGTGACCTTATTAGCCTTCATTCTGCCAGCCGAGTCCGGGGAGAGAGTTTCCTTCGCCACCACGATGCTATTAACCTTGACAATGTATATGACTATAATGTCAGACAGTATCCCTAACACCAGTGATCCGGTGTCCATTCTTACAGTTTCTCTGATGATCAAACTCATCATCAGCTCTCTGGTTGTATTGTGTGTTGTCATAACTCTGTGTGTCTACAGCTGCAGTGAAGACACACCTATCCCTAAATGGATGTTAGTCTTCTGCAGACTTAACCCAAGACGGGTGCAGGATGAGAAAGACGTCGTCGTCGAGAAGCTTGACTCAAACGATAAAACACCTAATGTTACATGGCAGACAATAGCAAAGCGCCTGGATGTAGCTTTCTTGGTTTTCTTCACTGTCGCTATGGtgatagaaactatatataatacagtaagGATAACTCATCGTCTTTAG